The Listeria welshimeri serovar 6b str. SLCC5334 genome has a window encoding:
- a CDS encoding CPBP family intramembrane glutamic endopeptidase, which yields MKSIKIDYKLVLGLILCALLVILTYQFPRVFWYLYGAGMLFLLSFVIFNDDLKKEFSFTKGILPGIFSGIVLYIIFYIGAFILKVMPGGLDNSVEAAFNKYSTNSLIIWSLLIIAIIPGEEIFWRGFVLKRLNQYFNHWFSNIFAAVLCMVMMLPSGNFAAIIGIFVASLVWNVMYSYRPSLLMVYLSHLTFAFLLLAALPIY from the coding sequence TTGAAGAGCATCAAGATTGATTATAAGCTTGTACTGGGACTCATTTTATGTGCCCTGCTTGTTATATTAACATATCAGTTTCCTCGTGTTTTTTGGTATTTATATGGAGCTGGCATGTTATTTCTACTTAGTTTTGTGATTTTTAATGACGATTTAAAAAAGGAATTTTCATTTACAAAAGGTATTTTACCAGGTATTTTTTCTGGAATAGTTCTTTATATTATTTTTTACATAGGCGCCTTCATTCTAAAAGTGATGCCTGGTGGTCTAGATAATTCTGTAGAAGCTGCATTTAATAAGTATTCTACTAATTCCTTAATTATTTGGTCTTTGCTTATTATCGCAATTATACCCGGAGAAGAAATTTTCTGGCGTGGTTTTGTTTTAAAACGATTGAATCAATATTTTAATCATTGGTTCTCTAATATTTTTGCAGCGGTACTTTGTATGGTGATGATGTTGCCAAGTGGTAATTTTGCAGCAATTATCGGTATTTTTGTTGCTTCTCTTGTGTGGAATGTAATGTATTCTTACCGACCAAGCTTACTCATGGTTTATCTGTCGCATTTAACCTTTGCCTTTTTACTACTCGCAGCACTACCGATTTATTAA